In a single window of the Lodderomyces elongisporus chromosome 4, complete sequence genome:
- the AAH1 gene encoding adenine deaminase produces MTRFDCNEHMTSFLRELPKCEHHVHLEGTLEPDLLFKLAKRNKITLPDSFPKSVEDCITRYNNFADLQDFLDHYYIGMSVLITEDDFYDLAMAYFEKAHSDGCLHSEVFFDPQGHLERGIDMDAVVHGFNRACKYATEKFGTTNKLIMCLLRHLPSEDGLKTIELASKHYEKGTIHGLGLDSSEKPFPPELFAECYKTLKEKFPDVGLTAHAGEEGDYTYINGALNSLNTTRIDHGVNAQQNEALMKHLSENQIMLSLCPLSNVKLQVVKDVAELPIDLYFEQNIPFSLNSDDPAYFGGYILDNYIAVHTRFGFGLEQWRQISLNGINGSWCTEQRKNELKKLVDDVCDKYRPLL; encoded by the coding sequence atgacGAGATTTGACTGCAATGAGCACATGACCAGTTTCCTTCGTGAGCTTCCAAAATGTGAACACCACGTTCATCTCGAAGGAACACTTGAGCCTGATCTCTTGTTTAAATTAGccaagagaaacaaaatcacaCTCCCTGATAGTTTCCCCAAATCTGTTGAAGATTGCATTACTCGGTACAACAACTTTGCTGATTTGCAAGATTTTCTTGACCACTACTACATCGGTATGAGTGTTCTCATCACCGAGGATGACTTTTATGATTTGGCAATGGcatattttgaaaaagcaCACTCCGATGGATGTTTACACTCGGAGGTATTTTTTGACCCACAAGGACACTTGGAACGTGGTATCGATATGGATGCTGTTGTGCATGGATTCAACCGTGCATGCAAGTACGCCACTGAAAAATTCGGCACCACCAATAAATTAATCATGTGTCTTTTAAGACATTTACCAAGCGAAGATGGTTTAAAAACCATTGAATTGGCTTCTAAGCATTATGAAAAGGGAACCATTCACGGATTGGGTTTGGACTCTAGTGAAAAACCTTTTCCACCCGAATTGTTTGCTGAGTGTTACAAGACcttgaaagagaaatttCCTGATGTCGGATTAACTGCACATGCCGGAGAAGAAGGCGATTATACCTATATCAATGGAGCCCTCAACTCCTTAAATACAACCAGAATCGACCATGGTGTTAATGCACAACAAAATGAAGCATTGATGAAACACTTGAGTGAAAACCAAATTATGCTTTCACTTTGTCCCTTGTCAAATGTCAAACTCCAAGTTGTCAAAGACGTTGCAGAATTACCAATTGACTTGTACTTTGAACAAAATATACCATTTTCACTCAACTCTGATGATCCTGCTTATTTCGGTGGTTACATATTGGACAATTACATTGCCGTTCACACCAGATTTGGATTCGGATTGGAACAGTGGAGACAGATTAGTTTGAATGGTATCAATGGATCATGGTGTACcgaacaaagaaaaaacgagttgaaaaaattagtAGACGATGTTTGTGACAAATATAGACCATTGTTATAG
- the LEU4_3 gene encoding 2-isopropylmalate synthase (Alpha-isopropylmalate synthase) (Alpha-IPM synthetase), which yields MPMLENPSVKYKKFPPVNLPNRQWPSRTLDKAPRWLSTDLRDGNQSLPDPMSISEKKEYFKKLVDIGFKEIEVSFPSASQIDFDFTRFAVETAPADVSIQVLSPCREELIKRTVESLKGAKKATVHIYLATSDCFRNVVFGLSKEESKALAVKCAKLVRQLTKDDPSTAGTDWDFEFSPETFSDTDLDYAVEVCEAVKQVWEPSKEKPIIFNLPATVEMATPNVYADQIEYFSTHISNRETVCISLHPHNDRGCSVAAAELGQLAGADRVEGCLFGNGERTGNVDLVTLALNLYTQGVPPHLDFSDITSVIDVVERCNKIPVHARAPYGGSLVVCAFSGSHQDAIKKGFADYENKKKKQSTDGKSVHWQLPYLPLDPADIGRTYEAIIRVNSQSGKGGSAWVILRNLELDLPRGLQIAFSKIVQQRAEVKGQELTNEELCDLFKQEYFIDYDEDSTESPDQVFKLVDYSISSPSKGIKEIEAELSVNGKSVKIKGQGNGQLSAFNDAIAKHLNVDIDVKHYHEHSLGDDSQARAATYIEVLVNKKTTRWGVGINTDVSQASFLSLISILNGLKRSKDI from the coding sequence ATGCCTATGCTCGAAAACCCTTCTGTCAAGTACAAGAAATTCCCACCCGTTAACCTTCCAAACCGTCAATGGCCTTCAAGGACACTCGACAAGGCTCCACGTTGGCTTTCCACCGATTTGAGAGATGGAAACCAATCACTTCCAGATCCCATGTCTATTAgtgagaaaaaagagtacTTTAAGAAACTCGTTGACATTGGgtttaaagaaattgaagtcTCGTTCCCACTGGCCTCAcaaattgattttgatttcacTAGATTTGCAGTTGAAACTGCTCCTGCAGATGTCTCCATCCAAGTCCTCTCGCCATGTCGTGAAGAACTCATCAAAAGAACCGTTGAGTCATTAAAGGGTGCCAAAAAAGCCACAGTCCATATCTACTTGGCAACCTCGGATTGTTTTAGAAACGTTGTGTTTGGCTTGAGCAAGGAAGAGAGCAAAGCCTTGGCCGTGAAATGTGCAAAGTTGGTGAGACAACTTACCAAAGACGATCCCTCAACTGCTGGTACAGACTGGGACTTTGAATTCTCGCCCGAAACGTTTTCAGATACTGACTTGGATTATGCCGTTGAAGTGTGCGAAGCAGTTAAACAAGTTTGGGAAccaagcaaagaaaaacccATCATCTTTAACTTGCCTGCCACCGTGGAAATGGCTACACCAAATGTTTATGCCGATCAGATTGAATACTTTTCAACCCACATTAGTAATCGCGAAACAGTTTGTATCTCATTGCACCCACATAACGACCGTGGCTGTAGTGTTGCTGCAGCCGAGCTTGGCCAATTGGCTGGTGCTGACCGTGTTGAAGGTTGCCTCTTTGGTAATGGAGAACGTACTGGTAATGTGGATCTTGTTACCTTGGCTTTGAACTTGTATACGCAGGGTGTACCCCCACACCTCGACTTTTCCGATATCACATCGGTGATTGATGTTGTCGAGAGATGCAACAAGATCCCAGTGCACGCAAGAGCACCTTATGGTGGCTCGCTTGTCGTTTGTGCATTTAGTGGATCACATCAAGATGCAATTAAGAAAGGTTTTGCCGAttatgaaaacaaaaagaagaagcaaagtACCGACGGCAAGAGCGTCCATTGGCAATTACCTTACCTCCCATTGGATCCAGCAGATATCGGACGTACCTATGAAGCAATTATCCGTGTCAATTCGCAATCCGGTAAAGGTGGCTCGGCTTGGGTTATCTTGCGTAATTTGGAATTGGACTTGCCAAGAGGCTTGCAAATTgccttttccaaaattgtACAACAGCGTGCCGAGGTTAAAGGGCAAGAGTTGACCAATGAAGAGCTTTGTGACTTGTTCAAACAGGAGTACTTTATTGACTATGACGAGGATAGCACTGAGTCGCCAGACCAGGTGTTTAAATTGGTTGACTATTCCATATCTTCGCCAAGTAAAGGGATTAAGGAAATTGAAGCCGAACTCAGCGTCAATGGCAAATCAGTCAAGATTAAGGGTCAAGGTAACGGTCAATTATCTGCATTTAATGATGCTATTGCCAAACATTTGAATGTTGATATCGATGTCAAGCATTACCACGAACATTCATTGGGAGACGATTCCCAAGCAAGAGCAGCTACTTATATTGAGGTTTTGGTTAACAAAAAGACTACTAGGTGGGGTGTTGGTATCAACACCGATGTTTCACAAGCATCTTTCCTCTCTTTGATCTCTATTCTTAATGGATTAAAGAGAAGCAAAGACATTTGA
- the GTR1 gene encoding GTP-binding protein gtr1 (BUSCO:EOG09264IV9), which translates to MSNASRKKLLLMGHSGSGKSSMRSIIFSNYSAFDTRRLGATMDVELSHLRFLGNLSLTLWDCGGQDVFMENYFSSQKDHIFKMVQVLIHVFDVESKSINKDIEIFVKSLTNLQKYSPDAKVFVLLHKMDLVQIDKRQELFAIMMDKLQKISNPYQFKLTGFPTSIWDESLYKAWSQIVCSLIPNINLFNSNLIKFNEILDAEEIILFEKTTFLVISSTASIKQQEQLQLQSNQQQSNQGDRKTVGDSSRQSLLRETSTQNDVANEELDPKRFEKISNIIKTYKQSISKLRTNFTNLIIRGSNGTTFYLDILTENMFIMIVLKNQNEVSANGIKTNQNEELLVLDNIKAARKWFEKIENSK; encoded by the coding sequence ATGTCAAATGCTTCTAGAAAGAAACTTTTATTGATGGGCCATTCGGGTTCTGGAAAGTCTTCAATGAGATCTATAATCTTTTCCAATTATTCTGCATTTGATACTAGACGATTGGGAGCTACAATGGATGTTGAACTTTCACATTTGCGATTTTTGGGAAATTTGTCGCTCACATTGTGGGATTGTGGAGGCCAGGATGTATTTATGGAGAACTATTTCTCTAGCCAGAAAGACCATATTTTCAAGATGGTGCAAGTTTTGATCCATGTTTTTGACGTTGAAAGTAAGCTGATCAATAAGGATATTGAGATTTTTGTCAAGAGTCTAACAAACCTACAAAAATACAGTCCTGACGCCAAGgtatttgttcttttgcaCAAGATGGATCTTGTACAGATAGACAAGAGGCAGGAATTGTTTGCAATCATGATGGataaattgcaaaagattAGTAATCCGTACCAGTTCAAATTGACTGGGTTTCCCACATCAATTTGGGACGAGAGTTTATACAAAGCTTGGTCTCAAATTGTGTGTTCACTCATACCTAATATCAATTTGTTCAACAGTAATTTGATTAAATTTAACGAGATTTTGGATGCGGAGGAGATTAtcctttttgaaaagacaACTTTTTTGGTGATTTCATCAACGGCATCGATAAAGCAACAGGagcaactacaactacaactgaACCAGCAGCAACTGAACCAAGGGGACCGCAAGACAGTCGGAGATTCTAGTAGGCAGAGTCTACTCCGAGAGACATCCACACAGAATGACGTAGCAAATGAAGAGTTGGACCCAAAAcgatttgaaaagatttCAAACATTATCAAGACCTATAAGCAGTCGATATCGAAATTGCGAACCAATTTCACCAACCTAATAATCAGAGGAAGTAACGGCACAACTTTCTATCTCGATATATTGACGGAAAACATGTTTATAATGATTGTATTGAAAAACCAGAATGAAGTCTCTGCAAACGGAatcaaaacaaaccaaaatgAAGAGTTATTGGTGCTTGATAACATAAAGGCTGCACGAAAGTggtttgaaaagattgaaaactCAAAgtaa